A region from the bacterium genome encodes:
- the rho gene encoding transcription termination factor Rho, whose product MDLIELKAMSIGELTKLATKEFKIEGVSGMRKQDLIFAMLQAQAERKKSIYGSGVLEVLPDGFGFLRSPDASYLPGPDDIYVSPSQIRRFSMRTGDTVTGEIRPPKEGERYFALLKVENLNFEPPEASKDKILFDNLTPLHPDERIRLETDNHQDYSVRIMDLITPIGKGQRGLIVAPPRTGKTMLLQSLANSIAVNHPEIYLIVLLIDERPEEVTDMARSVKGEVVSSTFDEPATRHVQVADMVLEKSKRLVEHGKDVVILLDSITRLARAYNTVQPPSGKVLSGGVDSNALHRPKRFFGAARNIEQGGSLTIIATALIDTGSRMDEVIFEEFKGTGNMELHLDRRPVEKRIYPAIDISKSGTRKEELIVTAEELNRIWVLHKVLASMSVVDSLEFMLDKLNGTKNNQEFFDMMSE is encoded by the coding sequence ATGGACCTGATCGAACTCAAAGCGATGTCTATCGGCGAGCTGACAAAGCTGGCCACAAAGGAATTCAAGATCGAGGGCGTGAGCGGCATGCGCAAGCAGGATCTCATCTTCGCCATGCTGCAGGCCCAGGCCGAAAGGAAGAAGTCGATCTACGGGAGCGGTGTCCTCGAAGTGCTTCCCGACGGCTTCGGGTTCCTGAGGTCGCCGGATGCCAGTTACCTGCCTGGTCCGGATGACATCTACGTCTCGCCGTCCCAGATCCGCCGGTTCTCAATGCGCACCGGTGACACGGTGACCGGAGAGATCCGTCCCCCCAAGGAAGGGGAGCGCTACTTCGCCCTCCTCAAGGTGGAGAACCTCAACTTCGAACCGCCCGAGGCGTCCAAGGACAAGATCCTGTTCGACAACCTGACGCCGCTCCATCCCGACGAACGCATCAGACTCGAGACCGACAACCACCAGGATTATTCTGTGCGGATCATGGACCTCATCACGCCCATCGGAAAAGGACAAAGGGGTCTTATCGTCGCGCCGCCGAGAACCGGCAAGACCATGCTCCTCCAAAGTCTGGCAAACAGCATCGCCGTAAACCACCCGGAGATCTACCTCATCGTGCTGCTTATCGACGAGCGCCCCGAAGAGGTCACCGACATGGCGAGGTCCGTCAAGGGGGAGGTGGTCTCGTCCACCTTCGACGAACCGGCGACCCGCCACGTTCAGGTTGCCGATATGGTCCTGGAGAAATCAAAACGCCTGGTAGAGCACGGCAAGGACGTGGTGATCCTGCTCGACAGCATCACCCGTCTGGCCAGAGCCTACAACACGGTCCAGCCACCGAGCGGCAAGGTGCTTTCCGGAGGGGTGGATTCCAACGCCCTTCATCGTCCCAAGCGGTTCTTCGGGGCGGCCAGGAACATCGAGCAGGGGGGGAGCCTCACCATTATCGCCACGGCCCTCATTGACACCGGCAGCCGCATGGACGAGGTGATCTTCGAGGAGTTCAAGGGCACCGGTAACATGGAGCTCCACCTCGACCGCAGGCCGGTGGAAAAGAGGATCTACCCTGCCATCGATATCAGCAAGTCCGGCACCAGGAAGGAAGAACTCATCGTAACCGCGGAAGAGCTCAACCGGATATGGGTGCTCCACAAGGTGCTCGCGTCCATGAGCGTCGTGGACAGTCTGGAGTTCATGCTGGACAAGTTGAATGGGACCAAGAACAACCAGGAGTTTTTCGACATGATGAGTGAATAG
- the prmC gene encoding peptide chain release factor N(5)-glutamine methyltransferase, whose product MELSPDKNREHVLREAVAALRKAGVKSPVLDAAVLLGYATGESGPDALLRRSTSLSTDQASSYQSFIERRCRRETVSRIIGSREFYSRPFTVTDQVLDPRPDTELLVEEAIAWLAGAAGPVRVIDIGTGSGAIAVTMAAEVPATRVVATDISRGALRVAAANAAAHGVADRVQFVLADLGDGLASGPVFDLLLSNPPYIAESELGELAEEVCEGDPFEALVAGPEGTEFYPPLAALATKLLRPGGRIMVEVGAGQAAEVSAAFRKAGLVQVRTVRDLGGIERVVAGAAGNA is encoded by the coding sequence GTGGAGCTCTCCCCGGACAAAAACCGCGAACATGTGCTCAGGGAAGCAGTTGCCGCCCTCAGGAAGGCCGGGGTCAAAAGCCCGGTTCTCGACGCTGCCGTTCTTCTCGGGTATGCCACGGGCGAGTCCGGCCCTGATGCCCTCCTCAGGAGGAGCACCTCCCTTTCCACGGACCAGGCTTCCAGTTACCAGTCATTCATCGAGAGGCGCTGCCGTCGGGAAACGGTGAGCCGCATCATCGGCAGCCGGGAGTTTTATTCCAGGCCGTTTACGGTCACAGATCAGGTCCTGGATCCCCGCCCCGACACGGAACTTCTCGTCGAAGAGGCGATCGCGTGGCTCGCAGGCGCTGCAGGCCCGGTCCGGGTGATCGATATCGGCACCGGTTCCGGGGCCATCGCTGTGACGATGGCCGCGGAGGTGCCCGCAACGAGGGTCGTGGCTACGGACATCAGCCGCGGCGCCCTCAGGGTCGCTGCCGCCAACGCCGCGGCCCATGGAGTGGCTGACCGCGTCCAGTTCGTCCTGGCGGACCTCGGTGACGGGCTCGCTTCTGGCCCCGTCTTCGACCTGCTCCTTTCCAACCCCCCGTACATCGCCGAAAGTGAACTGGGTGAGCTTGCCGAGGAGGTTTGCGAGGGAGATCCTTTCGAGGCGCTGGTTGCGGGCCCCGAGGGCACGGAATTTTACCCTCCCCTGGCCGCCCTTGCCACGAAGCTGCTGCGGCCGGGCGGCCGTATCATGGTGGAGGTCGGAGCGGGCCAGGCGGCGGAAGTATCCGCTGCTTTCCGCAAGGCCGGACTGGTGCAGGTCCGCACCGTCAGGGACCTGGGCGGCATTGAAAGGGTTGTTGCGGGAGCCGCGGGAAATGCCTGA
- a CDS encoding DUF1385 domain-containing protein produces the protein MSKQHEHKIGGQAVIEGVMMRAPRTMTVAVRRPSGEIAVMKERLNLLADRWPVFKWPMLRGTVSLFGTILLGVRALNYSAQQALEEEEEEIGPWAMAGTVAVAFGLAVFLFLLLPLWVTRWMETGFPWVAGQWAFNVVDGVLRLAVFFLYLAAITMARDVRRIFQYHGAEHMTIYAMEAGDDLTVANARKYSPTHPRCGTSFLLIVMVLSIVVFAQIPQAWPLWGKALSRVILIPVIAGLSYEMLKAGDRYRKVPALRLLLLPGLAMQKFTTREPTDDQIEVALVALREALADEGEGAL, from the coding sequence ATGTCGAAACAGCACGAGCATAAGATCGGCGGTCAGGCCGTCATCGAAGGCGTCATGATGCGCGCCCCCAGGACGATGACCGTGGCGGTGCGTCGCCCCTCGGGTGAAATCGCTGTCATGAAGGAGCGCCTTAACCTTCTCGCCGATCGCTGGCCTGTCTTCAAGTGGCCCATGCTCCGGGGGACGGTCTCCCTGTTCGGGACGATCCTCCTGGGGGTCCGTGCCCTGAACTACAGCGCGCAACAGGCCCTGGAGGAGGAAGAGGAGGAGATCGGGCCCTGGGCCATGGCCGGCACCGTTGCCGTCGCCTTCGGCCTGGCCGTATTCCTCTTTCTTCTTTTGCCCCTGTGGGTGACCCGGTGGATGGAGACCGGGTTCCCGTGGGTCGCCGGGCAGTGGGCTTTCAATGTGGTGGACGGGGTCCTGCGCCTCGCGGTGTTTTTCCTCTACCTTGCCGCCATCACCATGGCGCGGGATGTGCGCCGGATATTCCAGTACCATGGAGCGGAGCACATGACGATCTACGCCATGGAGGCGGGTGATGATCTGACCGTGGCCAACGCCCGGAAATACAGCCCCACGCATCCCCGATGCGGAACCAGCTTTCTCCTCATCGTCATGGTCCTTTCCATCGTCGTTTTCGCCCAGATCCCGCAAGCCTGGCCTCTATGGGGCAAGGCCCTTTCAAGGGTCATCCTGATCCCGGTCATTGCGGGTCTCTCCTACGAGATGCTCAAGGCCGGGGACCGGTATCGGAAGGTCCCCGCGTTGAGACTGCTGCTCCTTCCCGGCCTGGCGATGCAAAAGTTCACTACCCGGGAGCCCACCGACGACCAGATAGAGGTCGCCCTGGTGGCTCTCAGGGAGGCCCTGGCCGATGAGGGCGAGGGGGCGTTATGA
- the prfA gene encoding peptide chain release factor 1, protein MNSWIDRLGHVEDRYEELERHLSDPGIAGNPDKLRIYSKEHSDLTPIVEAYREYMVFQEQFTAMEGMLREERDPEVLPLVFEERDVILEGLAVLEEKIKRLLLPKDPLDEKNTILEVRAGTGGEEASLFVADLVRMYTRYAERKGWKWEFLNSSPTEVGGFREAALLIRGSKVYSNLKYEGGVHRVQRVPETESSGRIHTSAVSVVVMPEADEVEVQVHPEDLRIDVFRASGCGGQHINTTDSAVRITHIPTGIAVSCQDEKSQHKNKAKAMKILLARMLQKELEERRTQVDGVRRSMVGSGDRSERIRTYNFPQGRVTDHRINLTLYRLEGIMDGDLEEITQALMASSQAELLRSMEVA, encoded by the coding sequence ATGAACTCGTGGATAGACCGGCTCGGGCATGTCGAAGACAGGTACGAGGAACTCGAGAGACACCTGAGCGATCCCGGGATCGCCGGGAACCCGGACAAGCTCCGGATCTACTCCAAGGAGCATTCCGATCTTACTCCCATCGTGGAAGCGTACCGGGAATACATGGTTTTCCAGGAGCAGTTCACCGCCATGGAAGGGATGCTCCGGGAGGAGAGGGACCCGGAAGTCCTCCCCCTGGTCTTTGAGGAGAGGGATGTTATCCTGGAAGGGCTGGCGGTCCTCGAAGAGAAGATCAAGCGTCTTCTCCTTCCGAAAGATCCCCTGGACGAGAAGAACACCATCCTCGAAGTGAGAGCAGGTACGGGAGGGGAGGAAGCGTCTCTTTTCGTCGCTGACCTGGTACGCATGTACACCCGGTACGCTGAACGCAAGGGCTGGAAGTGGGAGTTTTTAAACAGCAGCCCAACCGAGGTCGGCGGTTTCAGAGAGGCTGCCCTCCTGATCCGGGGGAGCAAGGTATACAGCAACCTGAAGTACGAGGGGGGCGTCCACAGGGTCCAGCGGGTACCGGAGACAGAATCTTCCGGACGCATCCACACTTCGGCGGTGAGCGTCGTGGTTATGCCCGAGGCAGACGAGGTGGAGGTCCAGGTCCATCCCGAGGATCTTCGCATCGACGTGTTCAGGGCCTCCGGCTGCGGCGGACAGCACATCAATACCACCGATTCGGCGGTCCGCATCACCCACATCCCAACCGGTATCGCGGTCTCGTGCCAGGATGAGAAATCCCAGCACAAGAACAAGGCCAAGGCCATGAAGATCCTCCTTGCCAGGATGCTCCAGAAGGAACTGGAGGAAAGGCGGACGCAGGTGGACGGCGTACGCCGGAGCATGGTGGGTTCGGGGGACCGCAGTGAGCGGATAAGGACCTACAACTTCCCCCAGGGACGGGTCACCGACCACCGGATCAACCTGACCCTTTACAGGCTGGAAGGGATCATGGACGGCGACCTGGAGGAGATCACACAGGCCCTTATGGCCTCCAGCCAGGCCGAGCTGTTAAGATCCATGGAGGTTGCGTAA
- the murA gene encoding UDP-N-acetylglucosamine 1-carboxyvinyltransferase produces MPERIMIEGGVPLRGEIAASGAKNAALPLMAASLLMPGKLVLHNVPDLRDVRTMRKLLEHLGVQCEGDGTLSLDSARTSNCEAPYELVKTMRASVLVLGPLLARFGKARVSQPGGCAIGARPINRHVEGLQAMGATVHLEHGYVVARVDRLRGAQIVFEAPTVTGTENLMMAAVLAEGESVLVNAAREPEVKDLADALNLMGARISGAGTAEIRIQGVTSLAPATYTVMPDRIETGTYIAAAGITGGDVTVRGCVPGHLRAVIERMKKAGVDIEEGGDWIRARCDGGIKAVDVVTDPFPGFPTDMQAQFMALMTLSEGLSTVTETIFEQRFMHVPELCRMGADITLSERRAVIRGVRSLSGAPLMATDLRASASLVLAGLGATEGVTEISRIYHLDRGYEVLDEKLASLGARIWRTLG; encoded by the coding sequence ATGCCTGAGCGGATCATGATAGAGGGCGGTGTCCCCCTCCGTGGGGAGATTGCTGCCAGCGGGGCCAAGAACGCGGCCCTTCCGCTGATGGCCGCCTCCCTGCTGATGCCGGGGAAGCTGGTCCTTCATAACGTTCCTGATCTGCGGGACGTCAGGACCATGAGGAAGCTGCTGGAGCACCTTGGAGTACAGTGCGAGGGTGATGGGACGTTGTCCCTCGATTCGGCCCGCACGAGCAATTGTGAGGCGCCCTACGAACTGGTCAAGACCATGCGGGCGTCCGTTCTCGTCCTGGGACCGCTGCTGGCTCGATTCGGAAAGGCGCGTGTTTCCCAGCCGGGCGGCTGCGCCATCGGCGCTCGCCCCATAAACAGGCACGTGGAGGGGCTCCAGGCCATGGGGGCCACGGTACACCTGGAGCACGGCTACGTGGTGGCCAGGGTGGACCGGCTCCGCGGGGCCCAGATCGTTTTCGAGGCACCCACCGTCACCGGGACCGAGAACCTCATGATGGCCGCCGTTCTTGCCGAAGGGGAATCGGTGCTCGTAAACGCGGCCCGGGAACCTGAGGTGAAGGATCTGGCCGATGCCCTCAACCTCATGGGGGCCCGTATCTCCGGCGCCGGGACCGCGGAGATCAGGATCCAGGGCGTCACCTCCCTGGCCCCGGCCACCTACACTGTCATGCCCGACCGCATCGAGACGGGCACCTACATTGCCGCCGCAGGGATAACCGGAGGGGACGTGACGGTACGCGGCTGTGTTCCCGGCCACCTCAGGGCGGTCATCGAACGGATGAAAAAGGCCGGGGTCGACATCGAAGAGGGAGGGGACTGGATCCGGGCCCGCTGTGACGGAGGGATCAAGGCGGTAGACGTCGTCACCGACCCTTTCCCGGGGTTCCCCACCGACATGCAGGCCCAGTTCATGGCTCTCATGACCCTTTCGGAAGGACTCTCCACGGTCACCGAGACGATCTTCGAACAGCGGTTCATGCACGTTCCGGAGCTTTGCCGCATGGGCGCTGACATCACCCTTTCCGAGCGCAGGGCGGTCATCAGGGGCGTCCGCTCCCTTTCCGGAGCCCCCCTCATGGCCACGGATCTTCGAGCCAGCGCCTCCCTCGTGCTGGCCGGCCTCGGGGCTACCGAGGGTGTGACCGAGATCTCCCGCATCTACCACCTGGACAGGGGATACGAGGTCCTGGACGAAAAGCTGGCGAGCCTCGGTGCCCGGATCTGGAGGACCCTTGGATAA
- the rpmE gene encoding 50S ribosomal protein L31, producing the protein MRKDIHPEYKEATFTCACGAKYETGSTIGSRSIDLCSNCHPFYTGKQKLVDAAGRVEKFKRRYQQK; encoded by the coding sequence ATGAGAAAAGATATCCATCCCGAATACAAAGAGGCCACCTTTACCTGTGCCTGCGGTGCGAAATACGAGACCGGCTCCACCATCGGCAGCAGAAGTATCGACCTCTGCTCGAACTGCCACCCCTTCTACACCGGCAAGCAGAAACTGGTAGACGCGGCCGGCCGGGTCGAGAAGTTCAAGAGGCGGTACCAGCAGAAATAA